One region of Populus trichocarpa isolate Nisqually-1 chromosome 4, P.trichocarpa_v4.1, whole genome shotgun sequence genomic DNA includes:
- the LOC18098319 gene encoding DEAD-box ATP-dependent RNA helicase 35: MEEEDNYVEYVPVAKRRALTAQMILQRRGNISALEDELEKSKLAEAKPSLLVKASQLKRDQPEISQTEQIVQQEKEMIEHLSDKKTLMSVRELAKGITYTEPLLTGWKPPLPIRKMSRKECDAIRKQWHIIVDGEKIPPPIKHFKDMRFPEPILKMLKAKGIVQPTPIQVQGLPVILTGRDMIGIAFTGSGKTLVFVLPLIMIALQEEIMMPIMPGEGPVGLIVCPSRELARQTYEVVEEFLIPMRAAGYPELRPLLCIGGVDMRSQLEIVKKGVHIVVATPGRLKDMLAKKKMSLDNCRYLTLDEADRLVDLGFEDDIREVFDHFKAQRQTLLFSATMPTKIQNFARSALVKPVTVNVGRAGAANLDVIQEVEYVKQEAKIVYLLECLQKTPPPVLVFCENKADVDDIHEYLLLKGVEAVAVHGGKDQEEREYAISSFKAGKKDVLVATDVASKGLDFPDIQHVINYDMPAEIENYVHRIGRTGRCGKTGIATTFINKNQSETTLLDLKHLLQEAKQRIPPVLAELNDPMEDGDTITSASGVKGCAYCGGLGHRIRDCPKLEHQRSQQLANSRRDYFGSGGYRGEI, translated from the exons ATGGAGGAAGAGGATAACTACGTGGAGTATGTTCCTGTGGCGAAGCGTCGAGCATTGACAGCTCAAATGATTCTTCAGAGAAGGGGAAATATCTCTGCTTTAGAGGatgaacttgaaaaatcaaaacttgcAGAAGCCAAACCCAGTCTCCTGGTCAAAGCATCTCAGCTCAAGCGTGACCAACCTGAAATTAGTCAGACGGAGCAGATTGtgcaacaagaaaaagaaatgatagaGCATCTATCTGATAAGAAAACACTCATGTCAGTTCGTGAGTTGGCCAAGGGAATCACATATACGGAGCCATTGTTGACAGGATGGAAACCGCCGCTTCCAATCAGGAAAATGTCCAGGAAGGAATGTGATGCAATTCGAAAACAGTGGCATATAATAGTTGATGGTGAAAAAATTCCTCCACCGattaaacattttaaagatATGAGGTTTCCCGAGCCTattttgaaaatgctaaaaGCCAAAGGGATTGTGCAACCTACTCCTATTCAGGTGCAAGGTCTTCCCGTTATCTTAACAGGAAGGGACATGATTGGGATTGCCTTCACAGGATCTGGGAAGACGCTTGTTTTTGTGCTTCCACTGATTATGATTGCCTTACAGGAGGAGATTATGATGCCCATCATGCCTGGAGAAGGCCCTGTTGGTTTGATTGTCTGCCCATCAAGAGAACTTGCCAGACAAACTTATGAAGTTGTGGAAGAATTTTTGATTCCGATGAGAGCAGCTGGGTATCCAGAACTGAGGCCATTACTATGTATTGGTGGAGTGGATATGAGGTCACAGTTGGAGATTGTAAAGAAGGGTGTGCACATTGTAGTTGCAACTCCTGGAAGGTTGAAGGACATGCtagcaaagaagaaaatgagCCTGGACAACTGCAG GTACTTGACATTGGATGAAGCAGATAGATTAGTGGATTTGGGCTTTGAGGATGACATAAGGGAAGTTTTCGACCACTTCAAAGCCCAAAGGCAAACTCTTTTATTCTCTGCCACCATGCCCACCAAAATTCAGAATTTTGCTAGAAGTGCTCTCGTGAAGCCTGTCACTGTTAATGTGGGAAGAGCCGGGGCAGCAAACCTTGATGTGATTCAGGAGGTTGAGTATGTAAAACAGGAGGCAAAGATTGTTTACCTTCTTGAGTGCCTACAGAAGACACCACCTCCTGTATTGGTATTTTGTGAGAACAAGGCTGATGTGGATGACATTCATGAGTATCTCCTCCTGAAGGGAGTGGAGGCTGTTGCCGTTCATGGAGGCAAAGACCAGGAAGAGAGGGAGTATgcgatttcatcatttaaagcAGGCAAGAAAGATGTCCTGGTTGCAACTGATGTCGCCTCAAAAGGGTTGGATTTTCCTGACATTCAACATGTAATTAACTATGACATGCCTgctgaaattgaaaactatGTACATAGGATTGGGCGAACAGGAAGATGTGGTAAGACTGGAATCGCAACGACCTTTATAAACAAAAACCAGAGTGAGACAACACTTCTTGATCTGAAGCACCTCTTGCAAGAAGCGAAGCAGAGGATTCCTCCTGTTTTAGCTGAGTTAAATGATCCAATGGAAGATGGAGACACGATTACTAGTGCAAGTGGAGTTAAAGGGTGTGCTTATTGTGGTGGTCTCGGTCACCGCATCCGTGATTGCCCCAAGTTGGAGCATCAGAGAAGCCAGCAACTTGCAAACTCCAGGAGGGATTATTTCGGGTCTGGTGGTTATAGGGGAGAAATCTGA